Below is a window of Populus trichocarpa isolate Nisqually-1 chromosome 3, P.trichocarpa_v4.1, whole genome shotgun sequence DNA.
AAGGctgcatcaacatcaacatcagcAGCACCAACATGGCAATTACTCTGCCTCACAGGGTTTTTATCAAAGTCGATCAAAACCTCCATTACCAGATCATAATCCAGGTTCTGGTATGAATCATAGATCAACGAATTCAACGGGGTTGGAGAGGATGCCTTCCATGAAGCCTAGCAGTGGAAACAATCCGAATCTAGTTCGACACAGTAGCTCACCAGCAGGGCTTTTCTCCaacataaatattgaatttgaaaatggtATGTTAAGTTTGTCTATTTGTTTTGATACCCTTTTGTTTCAGTCATTAGAAGATTgagaaaaatgataagaaagtgtttgatttgataaaaaaaaaattaaggcttTGTGTTAGCTTGTGCTTTTTTAAGTAACCAATGAATAGAATGGAAGGAAAGCAGAGAAATAATAGAAAGTGTAGAAAGTTGAAATTTTCTGTGTTATGAATGGACAGTTTCAGTTAAGTCAAGTGCTATtagttttttgattaaattcttTTTCTGATAAGCAATCATTTGAACTAGCAAGTGGgagttaaaaaattttgaaatatcaacaggacttattatttttaatactccAAGTTGTTTGATTCATGGTCTTAGAGTGAGTTTTCTGTTTCCTTCTTTGATGCCACTCAGTTTcttgttttgagttttgattgaCTGGAGTTATGAAAATGGGACAAAAATAATCTTAGGATATGGCAGGCTATGCTGTATTGAGAGATGTGGGAGATCTTGGAGCAGGTAATAGAGACACAACTTATTCTGCAGCTGGTAGGCCACCTTCATCTTCAGGGATAAGGAGTACAATTGCTGAAATGGGAAACAAAAACATGGGAGAAAATAGCCCAGACAGTGGTGGTTTTGGTGAAACTCCTGGCAATAATTATGATTACCCTATTGGATCATGGGATGATTCGGCTGTGATGTCTACTGGGTCAAAAAGATACCTTACAGATGATGACAGAACACTTTCTGGTCTAAATTCATCGGAAACTCAGGTGCCACAGTTTTCTATACTGGCATGTGTTAATTCTTCATCTATCTTAACGATTTGCATATGTTTTAGTTTATAGGGTAATGGAATGGAGAACATGGATTCAAGTTTGATAAGATCACTTTtgcttgagattttttattttaccataaTTCTGGTTGTTTAGCAGAATGAAGAGGCAGGAAATCGCCCTCCAATGTTGGCTCATCACTTGAGCTTGCCAAAAACATCAGCAGAGATGTCTACCATTGAAAACTTTTTGCAATTTCAAGATTCTGTTCCTTGTAAGATCAGAGCCAAGCGTGGTTGTGCCACCCATCCAAGAAGCATTGCTGAGAGGGTAAAGTCTCTTTAGTGCATTTCTTGGTCATTATTTCTACTTTGAGCTAAGCATGGTTTTGGGATCTTTAATCTCTATAGTTAATACCAGCAATTTTCCCCTTAATCACCCTTTTTGGATTAATTCTTGATGTCCTTATAGATATGAATGATGTGTAGGTGAGAAGAACTAGAATTAGTGAACGAATGAGGAAACTCCAGGACCTTGTACCAAACATGGACAAGGTAGAATCTTTCACTAGCACTTCCTTTTTCTATATCTGTGCTAGTTTTGTTTAAGCTTAGATATTGCTTTGTTTCCCTATTtgcagcaaacaaacacatcaGACATGCTGGATTTGGCTGTTGACTACATTAAAGACCTTCAAAGACAATTCAAGGTATGCTACAACAACGAATTTAAACCAAAACCCTCTAGTAAAACACCCACCTAAGGCCCTGTGAAGAAGTTCCGTCTTATGTTCAAATAGCTCTTCTGTTTCATTCAtgtttcatgttcttttttccAGGCACTTTCAGAGAATCGTGCAAGATGTACATGCTTAAAGAAGCAGCAGCCCTAGCTGAAAAAACCAAAGTAAGAATTGGTTTGTATGTATAGAACTAATAAGAATTTGCAAGACGAGAGATAAAGGCGATGCTAGGTTCTCTTTTGCActgaaaaagatgaagataCAGCTTAGCCATAGGCTATTTATTATGTGGGAGTGGGAGAGTGAAGCTCAAGAGTGCATTTAAAGCTAACTGCAAGATTCATCCAACCTAAACACTATAATGGTTATACATGAAGTGATAGAAAACCAGCTGGCATGCATGTTGTAACATATAGTTCTAGTCTTTGGAACTTAACCAAATTAAGGGAAATTTATGTGCTAAAAGAAAGAGATAGTtgtggtgttgctgctgcttttTATAAATTCCCCTCATCTCTTGTCTTGCTAAGAAGAAGATTATTGGCACGTTACAAGTTTTTGTCTTGAAATAAAGAGTGGTGCTAATGGTGCTATCAATGATTGCATCATTTCGTATAAGTTGGAAGCAGGTGGGGACTACTTTCCTTCTATTGACGCCATTGATTGAAGAATTTGTGATCTAATTTAAGGCTCAATGGGATTAATCAAGCTCCACCACCCACCTTGCTTTGTCTTGTTTGGGTCAGCGCTACAGAATGCAGTGTGTTCTTTCCTCATATGTTCCTGATTTATCTTTGCTCTTTTGTCCCACTATATTCCCTTGTGAGAAGGGAAGGTCCAGGTTAAGTGTGTTTACTCCTTTTCTCCACCACCACTAGGGTTCCTAGTCTTCAATCACGAAGTGGACGGGGGACTCATTCTTCACCAAGCAACCAAGATAACCTTACAATTCCTTTGTCATTTCCTAGATAACATCCATATTGCTTTAGGGAAACATTCGCTAGTGTTTGGTTACTGTCGAGAtgaagatattaaaaataaaaaagacatgtttcatgtctgaaattcattttaaaattgtctcatatattttttttattttaaaaaattaaatcttttaactaAGGTGTTCTGTTACCACTAAACATAATTAGAGATAGATTTGGATTTTCTAAAAATGGAAGTGCATGGATCCAAATAGTATCCTTTTATGTTGATCTTATCTTTCTAGGAAACTAGCCATCATTGACAAAGATTTTCTATACCTGTTCttagaaaaagaatttatttccCATATCTTTAGTCACGAGTCAccatataattttgtttgtgaCAAGAATTGTCTTGAACGCGATGGTGTTGTGGTGTTTTCAAACGTCAAATCAGCTTGTTTAGCATTAATCTAGTGATTGAAACTAGAGAGAGAAGTTTGTTGGTGGGTAGAGGAAAGTAATTATCAAGAACCAattattgatttgttattttcaattatttcatgtatcttttcaagatttttcttcGATTGTTCGTTCAGTAATGTGAACCACAaataattttcttcattaaaaagaTAAGTAATCTTATTGAAGAAATATAATTCTAGTTTATGGAATCTTTCGACAAATGTGCCTTTGGACACATCTAAAAAgcgttaaaataaatattcttaataCCAGCTAACTACCCACGAATTAtaacttgaagaagaaaaaaaggagataaTTAAGTATTAACGCGTGTTTAAGGGTGTAAGGACAAACTCAAagtttacttaaaaatattcaagaacCAGTGATAAAAagacatctaaaaataaattgcagAATTAATTCATCAGTTGACGGAGTTAATATCCATGACCagctttaaaaattcattttttagacAACAGAGGCGGCAGCCTCTAGATACAGTATGATGAAGATTTTTATGATCCTATTTATACTAAGATAGATAAGGTCTGTTGATTAAAAATCCATTTCACAGATGCTGGATTTGGCTGTTGACTATCAAGACAAGCTATGGCATGTTATGAAGAAAGTTGATCCGAGTAGCCTTCTCTGTGCTCAAGCTGCTGAGACTGGAAACTATTCGATCTTCAGCAGTCTGGGATAAGAGGAGGTTAACCAGTCAGAGCGTCCTCAACCTTGCAATGTCCTCAACCAAAATTGATGATTCTTATGTGCCAATATTAGTGAGTTTTCTGCCCTTGCCTTTTATTCTCTACACATTCCTTTATGAATCTTGACTTGAACTAAAGAAAATGTGTTGATATAATCTTAGCTAATGGCAAGCAATGCTGAGCTGAGGCATGGAATTCGTACTGCTGAAACGGGGAACAGAAACATGGGAGAATGGTGGTTCTCGTGAAGCTGTAGCAATGATCATTTTGCTGGTTTGTCTACTGGATAGTGGAAGCTTTATGCGATGTCTGCTGGTGCCAGTCAATGATCATCGCAAACTAAGgtagattttcttcttttttccttatcaatgtccgtcagcttcttcttcttcttcttttctgtatTACAATAGAATGAATTTCTTGTGTGAAAACTACAAGATGTTAGAAGTTTCTCCTTTTCTACATCTTTTAGTTTCGGGTGAGAAATTTACTCTGATTTCCCATTTGCAGCAAACAGTGCAATACGTAGCAGACTTGCTGGATTTTGCTGTTGATTACTTATTTTACCTTACAAGAGAAGTTGAGCAGAATATTGATCCCAGAACCctgctttgtgttcaagctgcTGAGACTAGAAATCCCTATGTCTTCATCTATTGATCCCAGAACCctgctttgtgttcaagctgcTGAGACTAGAAATCCCTATGTCTTCATCTGGCCAGCATAAAAGGATCTCAGACAGAGTGATGGTCATTGCCAATCTTAACCAGACTTCTCGGTGCTGTTGTTATGTTTGCTAGATTTGGAGAGAGATGAATTCAAGACATCACATTCTGATATTATTCTATAGATCCCACAACTCGAGCCCTACCTGATTTTCtaaccctttttattttattttatggagctccatttatcatcaatattactaATATGACaagtctatttttattttatagttcataaagtattgttataattttatacATGGATATGAACTTTAGACTCTATTTCATGGTTCTATGTTTCATAGATGAAATATAGTTTGTTTCTTAAgttcagatttattttttaaaaactgaattttaaaaaattgaattaaaaattcattttaatttataatttaaaatctcaTGAACTTATTTTCAATCTCAAAAATTGATTGGCAATACAAAATCTTACTTTAAGGAAATTACGTTTTGACAGTCAAACACACATCAATTCACCTATCTCTTACCATGCTTTAAGAAATATCCTTAAATTTCTCATATTCAaattcagaaaaaaacaaaaccccaaGAGTCAtcctagaagaagaagaagaagaagaagaaggacaCGTGTCAAAAACCCAATTACTACAACCAACGTTCAACatccataatttaaataaataaattccctctcaaatcacaaaatttgaatccatataaaaaaaatatagaaacagATTCAATGCCCTCAAAATAAATTCCAACGTTCGAAAACC
It encodes the following:
- the LOC7478336 gene encoding transcription factor bHLH122 isoform X1, producing the protein MESDLQHQHHFLHGHNQHQQIHQKQMNSGLTRYQSAPSSYFSSNLDRDFCEEFLNRPTSPETERIFARFLANSGGNTENIPGSNLCEIKQDSPVKESVSQINQQPQMMASMNNHSSDTRLHQHQHQQHQHGNYSASQGFYQSRSKPPLPDHNPGSGMNHRSTNSTGLERMPSMKPSSGNNPNLVRHSSSPAGLFSNINIEFENGYAVLRDVGDLGAGNRDTTYSAAGRPPSSSGIRSTIAEMGNKNMGENSPDSGGFGETPGNNYDYPIGSWDDSAVMSTGSKRYLTDDDRTLSGLNSSETQQNEEAGNRPPMLAHHLSLPKTSAEMSTIENFLQFQDSVPCKIRAKRGCATHPRSIAERVRRTRISERMRKLQDLVPNMDKQTNTSDMLDLAVDYIKDLQRQFKALSENRARCTCLKKQQP
- the LOC7478336 gene encoding transcription factor bHLH122 isoform X2, producing MESDLQHQHHFLHGHNQHQQIHQKQMNSGLTRYQSAPSSYFSSNLDRDFCEEFLNRPTSPETERIFARFLANSGGNTENIPGSNLCEIKQDSPVKESVSQINQQPQMMASMNNHSSDTRLHQHQHQQHQHGNYSASQGFYQSRSKPPLPDHNPGSGMNHRSTNSTGLERMPSMKPSSGNNPNLVRHSSSPAGLFSNINIEFENGYAVLRDVGDLGAGNRDTTYSAAGRPPSSSGIRSTIAEMGNKNMGENSPDSGGFGETPGNNYDYPIGSWDDSAVMSTGSKRYLTDDDRTLSGLNSSETQNEEAGNRPPMLAHHLSLPKTSAEMSTIENFLQFQDSVPCKIRAKRGCATHPRSIAERVRRTRISERMRKLQDLVPNMDKQTNTSDMLDLAVDYIKDLQRQFKALSENRARCTCLKKQQP